From a region of the Zingiber officinale cultivar Zhangliang chromosome 10B, Zo_v1.1, whole genome shotgun sequence genome:
- the LOC122029604 gene encoding cyclin-dependent kinase B2-1-like, which yields MSIAVEGRQGRAMDAYEKLEKVGEGTYGKVYKAREKATGKIVALKKTRLPEDDEGVPPTTLREVSLLRMLSIDPHVVRLLDLKQDQNKEGQTILYLVFEYMDTDLKKYIRSIRQSHEMMPPMTVKILMYQLCKGISFCHGHGVLHRDLKPHNLLMDRKTMMLKVADLGLSRAFTIPLKKYTHEILTLWYRAPEVLLGATHYSTPVDMWSVGCVFAELVTTQPLFAGDSELQQLLHIFRLLGTPNEEVWPGVSKLANWHEYPQWSPKDISSAVPGLDPNGLDLLSKMLKYEPSKRISAKKAMEHPYFDDVTKACY from the exons ATGTCGATCGCAGTCGAAGGACGTCAGGGGCGGGCGATGGACGCGTACGAGAAGCTGGAGAAGGTCGGGGAAGGAACGTACGGCAAGGTTTACAAGGCGCGGGAGAAGGCCACCGGCAAGATCGTCGCTCTCAAGAAGACCCGCCTCCCCGAGGATGACGAGGGCGTTCCTCCCACCACGCTCCGCGAGGTCTCCCTCCTCCGCATGCTTTCCATCGATCCCCATGTCGTCAG GCTTTTGGATCTGAAGCAAGACCAGAACAAGGAGGGGCAAACCATTCTCTACCTAGTCTTTGAGTACATGGACACGGATCTGAAAAAGTACATCAGAAGTATCCGCCAGAGTCATGAAATGATGCCACCAATGACTGTTAAG ATTTTGATGTATCAACTCTGCAAAGGAATTTCATTCTGTCATGGTCATGGAGTGTTGCACAG GGATCTTAAACCTCACAATCTTTTAATGGACCGCAAGACTATGATGCTAAAAGTTGCGGATCTTGGACTCAGTCGTGCTTTCACCATTCCCCTCAAGAAATACACGCACGAG ATCCTAACCCTGTGGTATCGAGCTCCAGAAGTGCTACTTGGTGCCACACACTATTCGACACCGGTTGATATGTGGTCAGTTGGCTGTGTGTTCG CTGAACTAGTCACAACCCAGCCACTGTTTGCTGGTGACTCCGAGCTGCAACAGCTTCTTCACATCTTCAG GTTACTTGGTACGCCAAATGAAGAAGTTTGGCCAGGAGTAAGTAAACTAGCAAATTGGCATGAGTATCCACAGTGGAGCCCGAAGGATATTTCATCAGCTGTACCTGGCCTTGATCCCAATGGGCTAGACCTTCTCTCG AAGATGTTGAAGTATGAACCCTCAAAGAGGATTTCTGCTAAGAAAGCTATGGAACACCCCTACTTTGATGATGTAACTAAGGCTTGCTACTGA